Below is a window of Plasmodium sp. gorilla clade G2 genome assembly, chromosome: 6 DNA.
CTCTTCCATATAAGGGAATAACATTTTCTTTGGATACTTCAGCTTTACATACAGGgcaatcattatttttttttatccatGCTGACAAACATAGCCAACAAAATAAATGACCACATTTTGTAACTACAGGATCTCTTACATCATCAAAACATATATTGCATTCAAAGGTATTTTTACTTTCATTTTCTGTAGCTGTATTGGgtttatttacattattattatctttaacATTTTCGTTTTGTTgacaattattattttcagtTGAATTAATATCTTCCTCCTTATGATCATGTTCATATGTTTTTTCCTGACCcatgttaatattattcttatttccATTAATATCTGTTTCGATTACTTTATTATTCTGAACATATGTAGTATCAATGTTAATATCATTACAGTTATCATTGTATATTTCAccatatttaaaagaatatttattattacccTTATTAAAAGTATTTAACCTTGAGTTATCTTCTACAGTGTGATCGagctttttattttctttttcatttatctTATCATAAGTATTATGAATCATTTGGTCGTTATTTATTGTGTAATCTGCATTACTATTAACATTATGATCTTCTAATTTAggattattttttgatacattcttttcattttcatttatataatatatattattattattattattattattatttatatcgtCATACAAATCATTCTTCTTATcattaaaatgttttttctcttcatcatttaaattatctgataataataaatgcaCGTTTTTATCGTTCCCTATATGCTCTTCTTCATTTTGCTCAtagttcttttttattaaattagtATTACTGATTTGCGTTTCTTTTTCaaattcattatttaaagGCATAACTTGTTCAGAATGAATTTTCTTTTCAGATATATTGTCATTTATGTTCCTATTACTTATATTCCTATGATGATTAAAATCTTCATCGTTTATATCATAATCATACATAACGTCATAAAGAGAATCATAATCTTCTTCTGGAccattcatttttatttaatattttaaaaaaaaatcatttttaacaaaaaaaaaaaaaaaaaaaataaaataaaggaaaaaaaaaggaaaaatataaatgaatattacatatatatattatatatattgatgtaATATAATgggttatatataaatatttttttcccaATTTTACtttcaaatatttaaataaataaatatatatatatatatatatatatataattatatatattatatatatataataaaaaggatcGATGGaacttttcttttaaaatattttcttgtaagcaaaaaaaaaaaaaaaaaaaataaaataaaagaaatataattatttgtataattttttttcatatatatatattatatatgttatataattttatatgtacaaaataaaaaaaaaaaaaaaaaaaattatatatatattatatatatatataatataatattcatattatttgctaaatatatattatatatatttttttaatacaaaataaacaaagatataacttaaaattatttttatatgtacattttctctatttaatttttatatatgaaaaaatgaattgttgtattatataaatattttaattttttttttttttttaatatcctttttcatttttgtataaaaggtcattatgatattttttttaaaatcttatatttttatatacatttaacaATAATAgatgatgaaaaagaaaaaaaaaaaaatggaaagtacaaatatgtatatatagatatgtttttgttatattattttatataataggtgcatttttttttttgattattattgattatatataatgggcttcaaaaattttataagtaaaaatatatatttatatatatatatatatatattgatttaaaaaataaaattaaaaaaaaatggtatgtttttaaaaatgagcctatatatatataaataatatatatatatatatagatatataatatttttatttcctatGTGGTTAAAATAAATGTCATTTATGTATGTGCAaattttcttaaaaaataagtgacaatgaatatatatttgtactatttgttataaataaatttaatataaacccattttataaaataaaacatttctttatttgtCTATACAAAggaaataaagaatatatatttttaaacatttatgtaaatattttttatgttactGTCTTGAaacaaatacaaaatattcgATAATTCATATGAGATATTTTATAAGGTTGGCTACATTTATTTAAAGTAAATAAATGTGtgtgttattatttattttgttttgtttatttttttttataatttccacatgtaaattacaaaaagttgttcttcaaaaaaaaaaaaaaataaaaataaaaataaaaataaaaataaaaatatatatatatacatatatatatatatatatatatatatatatatatatatatatatatatatattattttctgtgcatgtttgaattatataaaagatatacatTACAAAAGCatatactaaaaaaaaaaaaaaaaaaaaaaaaaacttttatttttcattttattatatttcatttgtTATCTTGTGGATCTTTGCCATTTTTCAATGGCTACAGAAAATGCTGCAAAGCTAGCACAGCCACTAATCATTGAAGGTACtccttttttataagaaattGAAGCACCTGTTAAACAACCAGAATATAAAGTATTGGTTAGATCATTTGTAGCTCTAATTTTTTGTAATGAATTTTcataaaaggaatataagAATCCAATTTTTGCAAAATTAAGACAACTACTTTTAACAGATTGTTTTAATAAAGCAAATTGTTCTTTTAATTGTTGTTTATATGTTAAATTATAATCTATATTACTAGGTTGcatactaaaaaaaaatactccTATTAATAATCCAACAATACCTCCACCTATACCCATACCTATACATTTTGGTAATATACCTTCATTCAAATATGTTTGAACTT
It encodes the following:
- a CDS encoding mitochondrial import inner membrane translocase subunit TIM22, putative, which gives rise to MSINNNSVNNSNISSSNNNIDNENNSRSKSGILNDRYINFKIFKKGEELSDEQKAFIKVQTYLNEGILPKCIGMGIGGGIVGLLIGVFFFSMQPSNIDYNLTYKQQLKEQFALLKQSVKSSCLNFAKIGFLYSFYENSLQKIRATNDLTNTLYSGCLTGASISYKKGVPSMISGCASFAAFSVAIEKWQRSTR
- a CDS encoding E3 ubiquitin-protein ligase RNF5, putative — protein: MNGPEEDYDSLYDVMYDYDINDEDFNHHRNISNRNINDNISEKKIHSEQVMPLNNEFEKETQISNTNLIKKNYEQNEEEHIGNDKNVHLLLSDNLNDEEKKHFNDKKNDLYDDINNNNNNNNNIYYINENEKNVSKNNPKLEDHNVNSNADYTINNDQMIHNTYDKINEKENKKLDHTVEDNSRLNTFNKGNNKYSFKYGEIYNDNCNDINIDTTYVQNNKVIETDINGNKNNINMGQEKTYEHDHKEEDINSTENNNCQQNENVKDNNNVNKPNTATENESKNTFECNICFDDVRDPVVTKCGHLFCWLCLSAWIKKNNDCPVCKAEVSKENVIPLYGRGKNSSDHKYAQPEEPRPTPKRKEGVRRSNTYSNNLGLRASFGVWVNPFSFGLSYTNMSEEPYFYDNRNENRSDNRRLQTETYQAEAASSFFFFLGFFLSLYILFYSS